A DNA window from Haliovirga abyssi contains the following coding sequences:
- the ispD gene encoding 2-C-methyl-D-erythritol 4-phosphate cytidylyltransferase, whose amino-acid sequence MRYYYIVAAAGIGKRMRLDYPKQFLEYKGKPIFITTVEEIEKNSKVTDIIIVTNKDYIKEVKEMIKKYRLKKVKEIVAGGKERQDSIYNGLKLIDDNDSIVGIQDGVRPFIKQNYIDEGYKKLNKNSTISGVVVGVKVKDTIKEIDKNKNIVNTPKREKLIAAQTPQIFRTQILKKAYESAFENDYYGTDDSSLMEYIGEKIEIIEGNYNNIKITTPEDLVFLKQKE is encoded by the coding sequence ATGAGATATTATTATATTGTAGCGGCAGCAGGTATAGGAAAAAGGATGAGGCTTGATTATCCAAAACAATTTTTAGAGTATAAAGGGAAACCAATTTTTATAACTACAGTAGAAGAGATAGAAAAAAACAGTAAAGTTACAGATATTATAATTGTAACTAATAAAGATTATATAAAAGAAGTTAAAGAGATGATAAAAAAATATAGATTAAAAAAAGTGAAAGAAATTGTAGCAGGTGGAAAAGAAAGACAAGATTCTATATATAATGGGTTAAAATTAATAGATGATAACGATAGTATAGTTGGGATACAAGATGGAGTGAGACCATTTATAAAACAAAATTATATAGATGAAGGATATAAAAAATTAAACAAAAATAGTACTATATCTGGAGTAGTGGTAGGAGTAAAAGTAAAAGATACAATAAAAGAGATAGATAAAAATAAAAATATTGTAAATACTCCTAAAAGAGAAAAATTAATAGCAGCACAAACACCGCAAATTTTTAGAACGCAGATATTAAAAAAGGCATATGAATCAGCTTTTGAAAATGATTATTATGGAACAGATGATTCTTCATTAATGGAATATATTGGGGAAAAAATAGAAATAATAGAGGGAAATTATAATAATATAAAAATAACAACACCAGAAGATTTAGTGTTTTTAAAGCAAAAGGAGTGA
- a CDS encoding AAA family ATPase encodes MKEFNITGTCIPSEHYMVDTSLKLDKIIKLIEKRKYFIINRPRQFGKTTTMYLLDRRLKENREYLLIKLSFEGMGEEFASESRFVKSFIELIVKKMKFLNKNKIVDFIENYKEVEKIKQLDDFITDLVLEIDKKVILMIDEVDKSSNNQLFLNFIGILRTKYLMRNEGEDYTFHSVILAGVHDVKNMKLKLRPDEQRQYNSPWNIAVDFDIDMSFSADEIKTMLIDYTNETKVEMDIDFMAKKLREFTSGYPFLVSALCKIIDEKLNRDFSEKGLEEAIKIMLNENNTLFDDLIKNINRYDELYNLAERIVLDGEEIHYNLDAHNLGVMYGIFRESRNHKLIIHNKIFEIRLYNYMIAMREIKKGAALNYKYMGKFIDENGDLDMELVLIKFQELMKAEYRKIDEKFVEREGRLLFLAFLKPIINGTGFYFVESETRHSNRMDIVVTYNNKKFVIELKIWRGGQYEQEGREQLCGYLEAQNLNKGYMIFYNFNKNKEYIKDRLNVAGKEIFEIGV; translated from the coding sequence ATGAAAGAATTTAATATAACAGGAACTTGTATTCCTAGTGAACATTATATGGTAGATACCTCGTTAAAATTAGATAAGATAATAAAATTAATAGAGAAAAGAAAATATTTTATAATAAATCGTCCACGACAATTTGGGAAAACAACAACAATGTATCTATTAGATAGAAGATTGAAAGAAAATAGAGAATATTTATTAATAAAATTAAGCTTTGAAGGGATGGGAGAAGAATTTGCAAGTGAATCAAGATTTGTAAAATCTTTTATAGAATTAATAGTAAAAAAAATGAAGTTTTTAAATAAAAATAAAATAGTAGATTTTATTGAAAATTATAAAGAAGTAGAAAAAATAAAGCAATTAGATGATTTTATAACAGATTTAGTATTAGAAATAGATAAAAAAGTAATTTTAATGATAGATGAAGTAGATAAAAGTAGTAATAATCAACTATTTTTAAATTTTATTGGCATATTGCGAACAAAATACTTAATGAGAAATGAAGGCGAAGATTATACATTCCATAGTGTAATATTAGCAGGAGTACATGATGTAAAAAATATGAAATTAAAATTACGACCTGATGAACAAAGGCAATATAATAGTCCTTGGAATATAGCAGTAGATTTTGATATAGATATGAGCTTTAGTGCAGATGAGATTAAAACAATGTTAATAGATTATACAAATGAAACAAAAGTAGAGATGGATATAGATTTTATGGCTAAAAAGCTAAGAGAATTTACATCAGGTTATCCATTTTTAGTAAGTGCATTGTGTAAAATAATAGATGAAAAATTAAATAGAGATTTTAGTGAAAAAGGGTTAGAAGAAGCAATTAAAATAATGTTAAATGAAAATAATACATTATTTGATGATTTGATAAAAAATATAAATAGATATGATGAACTGTATAATTTAGCAGAAAGAATAGTTCTTGATGGAGAGGAAATACATTATAATTTAGATGCTCATAATTTAGGAGTAATGTATGGAATATTTAGAGAGAGTAGAAACCATAAATTAATAATTCATAACAAAATATTTGAAATACGTTTATATAATTATATGATAGCAATGAGAGAGATAAAAAAAGGAGCTGCGCTTAACTATAAATATATGGGAAAATTTATAGATGAGAACGGCGATTTAGATATGGAATTAGTTTTAATTAAATTTCAAGAATTAATGAAAGCAGAATATAGAAAAATAGATGAAAAATTTGTAGAAAGAGAGGGAAGACTTCTATTTTTAGCATTTTTAAAGCCTATAATAAATGGAACAGGGTTTTATTTTGTAGAATCAGAAACAAGGCATTCTAATAGAATGGATATAGTGGTGACATATAATAATAAGAAATTTGTAATAGAGTTGAAAATATGGCGTGGTGGACAATATGAACAAGAAGGAAGGGAGCAGTTGTGTGGATATTTAGAAGCACAAAATTTGAACAAAGGATATATGATATTTTATAATTTTAATAAGAATAAAGAGTATATAAAAGATAGATTAAATGTAGCGGGAAAGGAGATATTCGAGATAGGAGTTTAG
- the cimA gene encoding citramalate synthase, whose protein sequence is MGKKIFIYDTTLRDGSQMKGINFSVEDKLRIVKELDKMEIDYIECGWPGSNPKDEEFFKLIKLTKMNHSKIAAFGSTRHPKNRVEDDVNIKKLIEAETDVVTIFGKTWDLHVEKALGITLEENLILIEDSIKYLKENVKEVFFDAEHFFDGYKSNPEYALKVLKAAEKGGADIIVLADTNGGSLYYEIAEIIDEIKKVIKTPFGIHAHNDSGLANANSIEAVRKGGIQIQGTINGYGERCGNANLCEIIPNLMIKMGYDVIGDKLTKITKLSRFVSEISNRSQAENMPYVGGNAFGHKGGIHVSAIMKDTHTYEHIEPEKVGNKRNVLVSDLSGKSNILYKANELGIKLDKNDNVVKEVIKAIKSLENQGYEFEGADGSFELLLKKAMKQRKYFFDLISFRMIIERTELNKMISEATIKLDVDGKETHTVSEGDGPVNALDAALRKALLPHYPQIKDMELVDYKVRVLNGKDGTAAKVRVLIETVDKLTGERWGTVGVSENIIKASWEALIDSVEYYLNN, encoded by the coding sequence ATGGGAAAAAAAATATTTATTTATGATACAACATTGAGAGACGGTTCTCAAATGAAAGGAATAAATTTTTCAGTAGAAGATAAACTGAGAATAGTAAAAGAACTTGATAAAATGGAGATTGATTATATAGAATGTGGGTGGCCAGGTTCAAATCCTAAAGATGAAGAATTTTTTAAATTAATAAAATTAACAAAAATGAACCATTCTAAAATAGCAGCTTTTGGAAGTACGAGACATCCTAAAAATAGAGTAGAAGATGATGTTAATATAAAAAAATTAATAGAGGCTGAAACTGACGTTGTAACTATATTTGGAAAAACTTGGGATTTGCATGTAGAAAAAGCATTAGGAATAACATTGGAAGAAAATTTAATATTAATAGAAGATTCTATAAAATATTTAAAAGAAAATGTAAAAGAGGTATTTTTTGACGCAGAACATTTTTTTGATGGATATAAATCAAATCCTGAATATGCGTTAAAAGTATTAAAAGCAGCAGAAAAAGGTGGAGCAGATATAATTGTATTGGCTGATACAAATGGTGGAAGTTTATATTATGAAATAGCAGAAATTATTGATGAAATAAAAAAAGTTATAAAAACTCCGTTTGGAATTCACGCACATAATGATAGTGGATTAGCTAATGCTAATTCTATAGAGGCAGTTAGAAAAGGCGGAATTCAAATACAAGGAACAATTAATGGCTATGGAGAAAGATGTGGAAATGCTAATTTGTGTGAGATTATACCTAATTTAATGATTAAAATGGGATATGATGTTATTGGAGATAAATTAACTAAAATAACAAAATTATCAAGATTTGTAAGTGAAATATCAAATAGAAGTCAAGCAGAAAATATGCCTTATGTTGGAGGAAATGCTTTTGGACATAAAGGTGGAATTCATGTAAGTGCAATAATGAAAGATACTCATACATATGAGCATATAGAACCTGAAAAAGTTGGGAATAAAAGGAATGTATTAGTGTCAGACCTTTCAGGGAAAAGTAATATATTGTACAAAGCAAATGAACTTGGAATAAAATTGGATAAAAATGATAATGTAGTAAAAGAGGTAATAAAGGCAATAAAATCTTTGGAAAATCAAGGGTATGAATTTGAAGGAGCAGATGGCTCTTTTGAATTATTATTAAAAAAAGCAATGAAACAAAGAAAATACTTTTTTGATTTAATTAGTTTTAGAATGATAATAGAAAGAACAGAATTAAATAAAATGATATCTGAAGCAACTATAAAATTAGATGTAGATGGGAAAGAAACGCATACTGTATCTGAAGGAGATGGACCAGTAAATGCTCTTGATGCAGCTCTTAGGAAGGCACTATTACCACATTATCCACAAATAAAAGATATGGAATTAGTTGATTATAAAGTAAGAGTTTTAAATGGTAAAGATGGAACAGCAGCAAAAGTAAGAGTTTTAATAGAAACTGTAGATAAATTAACAGGAGAGAGATGGGGAACAGTTGGGGTTTCTGAAAATATTATAAAAGCAAGTTGGGAAGCGTTGATTGATAGTGTGGAATATTATTTGAATAATTGA